One region of Flavobacterium pisciphilum genomic DNA includes:
- a CDS encoding fibronectin type III domain-containing protein, whose protein sequence is MLKIKLLFLLIITCSLGYSQSKDAKVMVNARAQKDKILIRWAINSPIEWQKANKKGFVITRTTILRDGNILPKPEKMVLTPKPLLPEPLDSWLDLAQKDNNAAIIAQSIYGESFEVTGAKEGELAKIVNMADELDQRYTFALYAADMSFTGAVKAGWGFVDTNVKVNEVYAYQVSVFESPKVKESSYMIGLKDFSVLPAPTDFIAIPDDKKVLLSWDYETFKRIYTSFMVEKSSDGTNYTPIATTPLVNLNDKDEHPSKTMYYIDTLSVNNKMYQYRLYGITSFGEKGEVTKPITATGVAAIVTAARLVDYNIVNSNEVNLEWEYPVASEGFIQGYEINLSDNDKGPYKVVSKMIPPSERKLNYKEILFQSNYFTISVVGKNNQRLTSQSMLVQPVDSIPPAKPIGLEGVIDSLGMVRLKWKTNQEKDLRGYRILKANNAGEEFVDIYHKSYVGNNYKDSVSLKMTNSKVYYRIAAEDMRFNISEPSDILVLDKPDKIPPAAPIFKDYDNKDGKVHLKWIRSFSEDVVGYSLRRREKGQEKWLEIKQINDTIQEYTDDRVENKKTYQYAILARDKSNLWSSLDHSIITVQVLDFTPVKIITFLQGLPDRENKKIVLTWNYNKSKDKVISLSIYKNVKGTPPTLWKELNGTVFTIEDKNLNINSEYEYHLIPNLENDSPSKVETLTVIY, encoded by the coding sequence ATGTTGAAGATAAAATTACTTTTCTTACTAATTATTACGTGTTCATTAGGTTACAGTCAAAGCAAAGACGCAAAAGTCATGGTCAATGCCAGGGCTCAAAAAGATAAGATTTTGATTCGTTGGGCTATTAATTCTCCAATAGAATGGCAAAAAGCAAATAAAAAAGGATTTGTAATTACCCGAACTACAATACTTCGAGATGGGAATATTTTGCCTAAACCCGAAAAAATGGTACTTACACCAAAACCACTTCTTCCAGAACCTCTGGATTCATGGCTTGACTTAGCACAAAAAGATAATAATGCGGCTATAATTGCACAATCTATCTACGGAGAAAGTTTTGAGGTAACTGGTGCCAAAGAAGGGGAACTTGCTAAAATAGTAAATATGGCTGATGAGCTGGATCAACGGTATACTTTTGCTTTATATGCAGCCGATATGAGTTTTACTGGTGCAGTAAAAGCGGGTTGGGGATTTGTAGATACCAACGTTAAAGTCAATGAAGTGTATGCTTATCAGGTAAGTGTTTTTGAAAGCCCAAAAGTTAAAGAATCTTCTTATATGATCGGTTTAAAAGACTTTAGTGTTTTACCCGCACCAACAGATTTTATTGCGATTCCTGATGATAAAAAAGTACTGCTTTCCTGGGATTACGAAACATTCAAAAGAATATATACTTCTTTTATGGTCGAAAAATCTTCTGATGGGACCAATTATACTCCAATAGCAACTACACCTTTAGTAAACTTAAATGATAAAGACGAACATCCATCTAAAACCATGTATTATATTGATACGCTTAGTGTAAACAATAAAATGTATCAATATAGATTATACGGTATAACTTCATTTGGAGAAAAGGGAGAAGTAACAAAACCAATTACTGCAACTGGAGTGGCTGCTATCGTTACCGCTGCAAGGCTTGTAGATTATAATATAGTGAACTCTAATGAAGTTAATTTGGAATGGGAATATCCTGTAGCGTCCGAAGGCTTTATTCAGGGCTATGAAATTAACCTATCGGATAATGATAAAGGTCCCTATAAAGTAGTTTCTAAAATGATTCCTCCATCGGAGAGAAAACTCAATTATAAAGAAATTTTATTTCAATCTAATTATTTTACCATATCTGTAGTTGGTAAGAATAATCAGCGCTTAACCTCACAGAGTATGTTGGTTCAACCTGTAGATTCTATACCACCAGCAAAACCAATAGGGCTGGAAGGTGTAATTGATAGTCTTGGAATGGTGCGATTGAAATGGAAAACAAATCAGGAAAAAGATTTGCGTGGATACCGAATTTTAAAAGCCAATAATGCTGGTGAAGAATTTGTAGATATTTATCATAAATCCTATGTAGGCAATAATTACAAAGACAGTGTGAGCCTTAAAATGACAAATAGTAAAGTGTATTATAGAATTGCTGCAGAGGACATGAGGTTTAATATTTCAGAACCATCAGATATTTTAGTTTTAGATAAACCCGATAAAATTCCCCCTGCTGCACCCATTTTTAAAGACTATGATAATAAAGATGGAAAAGTACACTTAAAGTGGATACGCAGTTTTAGTGAAGATGTAGTAGGATATAGTCTAAGAAGGAGAGAAAAAGGACAGGAAAAGTGGCTGGAGATTAAACAAATAAACGACACCATTCAGGAATATACAGATGACAGGGTAGAGAATAAAAAGACATATCAATACGCTATTCTAGCTAGGGACAAAAGTAATCTGTGGTCATCATTAGATCATTCTATAATAACGGTACAAGTTTTGGATTTTACACCTGTAAAAATAATTACATTTTTGCAAGGACTGCCTGATCGAGAGAATAAAAAAATAGTCCTAACATGGAATTATAATAAAAGTAAGGACAAAGTAATCAGTTTGAGTATTTATAAAAATGTAAAAGGTACGCCGCCAACATTATGGAAAGAATTAAATGGTACTGTATTTACTATAGAAGATAAAAATTTAAATATAAACTCGGAATATGAATATCATTTAATTCCTAATTTAGAAAATGATAGCCCTTCAAAAGTCGAAACCCTAACAGTTATATATTAA
- a CDS encoding SusC/RagA family TonB-linked outer membrane protein, translated as MVHGTITDGTNPLPGVTIALKSKINSSSICDYNGQYNITAAVSDTLIVSFMGFKTVLVPIKGRQTINITLEYDTMALQEVRVNAGYYTVKESERTGSISRITAKDIETQPVTNVLAILQGRMAGVNVTQTTGVPGGGFQIQIRGQNSIRPEGNNPLYIIDGVPYASDPIGYNQTSTIFPTITSPLNSINPEAIESIEILKDADATAIYGSRGANGVVLITTKKGKEGKTKFTFTASSGGGTVTKFMKLMDTQQYLVMRRQAFINDGITTYPAGDYDINGTWDQNRYTNWQKEFIGGTAIITDLQGTISGGSQYTQFLFSGNYHTESTVFPGDFLYKKGGSQFNLNHQSIDGKFRLVLSAGYTLQKNDLPAYDLTNDSRNLPPNAPALYDATGNLNWENGTWSNPLANLYAQNKSKTKDFLANTVLSYEITPDLILKSSFGYTDLQHEESRTSPSTIYSPSLGATSANSSLYLNNTKRSSWIIEPQINWEKKLGGGKFGILLGGTFQQQSTYRLFQSGTGFSSNSLIYNLASATTKVVALSDETIYKYQAFFGRINYNWHDRYIVNLTARRDGSSRFGPGNQYANFGAVGVAWLFSNESFLKNNTWFSFGKLRGSYGTTGSDQIGDYQFLKTYSSTSTNYQNIIGLQPSRLFNPDFGWEVNKKLEVALELGFLADRIFVTGAWYQNRSSNQLVGIPLPGTTGFTQLQANLDATVENTGLEFTLRTMNVSTKTFNWVTSINLTIAKNELLAFPNLTSSTYRNTYRIGEPLNMQLRYKYIGLDPATGLYQFADVNNDGKLSSPDDKQTIVNLNPDYFGGFQNQLSYKNWKLDFLFQFVKQRKDSYGGSSGMVNQPERLVNSWQQVGDTGPYQRYTAGYNAAAMTTQSLYSDSDATIVDASYVRLKTIALRYDVPLSTKAVQCAITLQGQNLLTFTSYKDGDPENNIGYLPPLKVITAGIQLTF; from the coding sequence GTGGTGCACGGTACCATTACAGATGGAACCAATCCTTTACCAGGAGTTACCATTGCTTTAAAAAGCAAAATTAATTCTAGTTCAATTTGCGATTACAATGGGCAGTATAATATTACTGCCGCTGTTTCAGATACGCTAATTGTTTCTTTTATGGGATTCAAAACCGTCCTAGTCCCCATAAAGGGACGGCAAACCATAAACATAACATTAGAGTACGATACCATGGCACTGCAAGAAGTGCGCGTCAACGCAGGATACTATACCGTAAAGGAAAGCGAGCGTACCGGTAGCATTTCCAGAATAACAGCCAAGGATATCGAAACCCAACCTGTGACTAATGTCTTAGCAATCCTGCAAGGACGCATGGCAGGGGTCAATGTAACCCAAACCACAGGAGTCCCCGGTGGAGGATTCCAAATTCAGATACGAGGGCAAAACAGCATCCGACCCGAGGGAAATAATCCTTTATATATTATAGATGGTGTTCCTTATGCTTCAGATCCCATCGGTTACAACCAGACTTCGACGATCTTCCCTACTATTACCAGCCCACTTAATAGCATCAACCCAGAAGCTATAGAAAGCATCGAAATACTAAAAGATGCCGATGCAACCGCCATTTATGGCTCTCGTGGAGCCAATGGCGTTGTACTGATAACTACCAAAAAAGGAAAAGAAGGAAAAACAAAATTTACCTTCACCGCATCATCAGGAGGTGGAACAGTCACCAAATTCATGAAACTCATGGATACCCAGCAATACCTCGTCATGCGCCGTCAGGCATTTATTAATGATGGAATTACTACTTACCCAGCAGGAGATTACGACATCAATGGAACATGGGATCAAAACCGTTATACCAATTGGCAGAAGGAGTTTATAGGGGGGACGGCCATAATTACAGATTTGCAAGGAACCATCTCAGGTGGTTCGCAGTATACGCAGTTTCTCTTTAGTGGTAATTACCACACCGAATCAACTGTATTTCCAGGAGATTTTTTATACAAAAAAGGAGGTTCGCAGTTCAACTTAAACCATCAGTCGATTGATGGTAAATTTCGTTTGGTACTCTCAGCTGGTTATACACTACAAAAAAATGACCTGCCCGCTTATGATCTTACTAACGATTCTCGCAATCTCCCCCCAAATGCTCCCGCACTCTACGATGCTACAGGAAATCTCAATTGGGAAAATGGAACATGGAGCAATCCACTAGCCAATTTGTACGCTCAAAATAAATCCAAAACCAAAGATTTTCTTGCAAATACGGTATTATCTTATGAAATAACACCTGACTTAATTCTAAAAAGCAGTTTTGGGTATACCGACTTACAACATGAAGAAAGTCGTACGAGTCCTTCAACCATTTATAGTCCTTCTTTGGGTGCAACAAGCGCCAACTCTAGTTTATACCTCAATAATACCAAACGTAGTTCTTGGATTATAGAACCGCAGATTAATTGGGAAAAGAAATTAGGTGGAGGTAAATTCGGAATTCTGTTGGGAGGAACTTTTCAACAACAATCCACTTATCGCTTATTCCAGTCTGGAACTGGTTTTAGTTCCAATAGTTTAATTTATAATCTCGCATCGGCGACTACTAAAGTGGTAGCACTAAGTGATGAAACCATATATAAATACCAAGCTTTTTTTGGTAGGATTAACTACAATTGGCACGACCGTTATATTGTAAATTTAACGGCAAGACGTGATGGGTCAAGTCGTTTTGGTCCTGGAAATCAATATGCAAATTTTGGAGCAGTTGGTGTAGCTTGGTTGTTTTCTAATGAAAGCTTCTTAAAAAATAATACTTGGTTCAGCTTTGGCAAACTTCGTGGTAGTTATGGAACTACGGGTAGCGACCAGATTGGGGATTACCAATTTTTAAAGACCTATAGCTCTACAAGTACCAATTATCAAAACATTATCGGATTACAACCCAGTCGTTTATTTAATCCAGACTTTGGATGGGAGGTCAATAAAAAACTAGAAGTTGCTTTAGAACTAGGCTTTTTGGCTGATCGCATCTTTGTCACAGGGGCATGGTACCAAAACCGTTCTTCGAATCAACTCGTTGGAATTCCACTTCCTGGAACCACTGGTTTTACCCAGCTCCAAGCCAATCTGGATGCAACAGTAGAAAATACAGGATTAGAATTCACATTACGAACCATGAATGTTTCTACCAAGACTTTTAATTGGGTTACCAGTATTAATCTAACTATAGCTAAAAATGAACTTTTGGCTTTCCCAAATCTTACAAGCTCGACCTATAGAAATACGTATCGCATTGGTGAACCACTGAACATGCAATTGCGATACAAATACATTGGACTTGATCCTGCAACAGGACTATATCAATTTGCAGATGTGAACAACGATGGAAAGCTATCCTCTCCAGATGATAAACAAACTATAGTAAATCTTAATCCTGATTATTTTGGAGGATTCCAAAATCAATTGAGTTACAAAAATTGGAAGCTTGATTTTCTTTTTCAATTTGTGAAACAACGAAAAGACAGTTATGGTGGATCCTCAGGAATGGTCAATCAACCAGAAAGATTGGTGAATAGTTGGCAACAAGTTGGTGACACAGGTCCTTATCAACGTTATACTGCTGGGTACAATGCTGCTGCTATGACTACACAATCTCTTTATAGTGATAGTGATGCTACTATTGTTGATGCTTCTTATGTTCGTCTTAAAACGATTGCTTTAAGATATGATGTCCCTTTAAGTACAAAGGCTGTACAATGCGCTATTACACTCCAAGGACAAAATCTTTTGACTTTTACTTCTTATAAAGATGGAGATCCTGAAAACAACATTGGTTATCTCCCTCCGCTAAAAGTAATAACTGCGGGAATACAATTAACTTTTTAA
- a CDS encoding T9SS type A sorting domain-containing protein: MKKFYLLLILLVSVFGYGQINLVGDTKYKLNIVGYQSRDSDGCGDIDGLIYIRATYQDGNHSNLFQGRKIYQPVDHEETFTKNNPIVNLEFHKVVRWETTFGCNGGPNRNYDNVSITNTCFSSYQANAGSELRELTVTVKPVVVINKPAEPQYLGDTGVLKIELPDNLTPNYYNWKYRVGTEPEKDIPAAFNNKPVLNIKGEDFLKAEDFGKIIYVWVNMNCNAGSELAKGYARREAYYKVNECTSKCRPSFPITNWIKCIQNCATNYTTHYNEAYTDELEKTHQSLNSNEIPFTYLKTSPVVTSALPANVSCYDFESKDGSVKIQFDKSLLPQEKLNYTLINADTGTPVDVNGAVVMDGDKFMTRNNLARGNYEFQLIGFYDGYNTRVPTEIKTYFTIGSPSPVDFNLSKTNVKCNGGKDGTITINASGGTGKGYQYSVDNGTTWIPFSNTNSNTHTINGLYPISGLSIDYAINVKDMNGCVAKIQKVVDGKIELGAELSKSVTIEQPANAVYINYTLKNDPTFYGAANGKLVAAISGGTINDDKSYSFEWKNSIGVVMPATAQYNSADNTYNITLENAPEGEYKLTVKDKNYNNAINKEGCSIIESSQILTQPEKIKITLQETQPISCNTENSESDVDKFSDGILKATVSGGIQFTGAANNGLPYTFIWSKYNTITGFWEELSEHKTATAENLSQGNYSLNIIDANGIVQGTYNTTDLVTAIPTTKEMVEPTKLELSFNSGNVSCHVGNNGWAQANVTGGSSPYTYTWYNTGEGIIDVNKISHLTAGTYTVEVIDAKGCFTKGSIVISEPEFPVAIEYIDIFTPTFSGATNGRIVAKITGGTPNDDKSYYYQWKNSTGVLQTTTAELKDGFYTITLNGVPADDYFLTIKDKNYSEGTNQIINCSVLESKVVLTEPDPLKVVFEIVRTISCNTNNEFGNDKDTTPKDGQRDESQDGILVAHVSGGTPLASSVNNGLPYYFYWKKQQADGSWIALPNITSETASNLSHGSYALNIKDRNGIMLGTYVNNILTQEIDVTQLMQEPPKLAVTITHGDVFCNGGNDGWATANVVGGTPPYDYKWSNEVDIDKNTFLKAGKYWVFITDAKGCTTQESVTILQPVAPLAIKYTEVFNPTFYKATNGKIVVEVTGGTILPDNSYWFEWKNSTGITQTTTTTSFSNGIFTISLNGLPEETYSLTVRDANYNAATNKISCTVANSITTLDDPDPLEVTFEVVRTISCNVSNEFGNEIDANPQDNQRDESQDGILVAHVKGGIQLKADKNNALPYFYTWKKQQKDGSWTIWNDQDETAENLSEGTYALNIEDANGIKLGTYVNNVLVKEVDVTQYMPEPAKLNLTFTKGNASCNNGDDGWAEAHISGGTPPYTYEWTNGETTARIENITTNNYFVIATDAKGCVVQGSIFVGDPKGIFTTETVTNPTCYSGNDGSIELNVTGGNLPYNFLWNTGATTKDLNNLVAGNYEVTISCTDCCVYKKKFILKDPNPIVVDLGKDRTLCNDQVLDLDVTISDDKAQYSWTSTNGFTSNQAKVSLTKSGTYTVKVTSALGCIGEDEIIIKTNQMVISSEFLLSSQAYSDEEVILVNTSNPFGESTHWILPKGVSIVEQKEKYITLKFDTTGIYTIGLQQTQGDCFATYNKNITVEKRSTLPNAAIGSKFIIDFIVTPNPSNGNFKAIVTLENNSAINLRLFSTTGEFTTQKKDSGKKKYEVDFNTSLPSGMYILVLETEQQTLVKKIIIY; the protein is encoded by the coding sequence ATGAAGAAGTTTTACTTATTGTTAATTTTATTGGTTTCTGTATTTGGATATGGACAGATTAATTTAGTTGGGGACACCAAATATAAGTTAAATATTGTAGGTTATCAAAGTAGAGATAGTGACGGATGCGGAGATATTGATGGATTAATTTATATCAGAGCAACTTATCAGGATGGGAATCATTCTAATCTTTTTCAAGGAAGAAAAATTTATCAACCAGTAGATCATGAAGAAACTTTTACTAAAAATAATCCTATTGTTAATTTAGAGTTCCATAAAGTAGTTCGTTGGGAAACTACTTTTGGTTGTAATGGCGGACCAAACCGAAATTATGATAATGTGAGTATTACCAATACTTGTTTCTCATCTTATCAAGCTAATGCAGGAAGTGAATTGCGTGAATTAACAGTTACCGTTAAACCTGTTGTTGTTATTAATAAACCAGCGGAGCCTCAATATTTGGGGGATACTGGAGTTTTGAAAATTGAACTTCCCGATAATTTGACTCCAAATTATTACAATTGGAAGTATAGAGTAGGTACCGAACCTGAAAAAGACATTCCGGCAGCTTTTAATAATAAGCCTGTTCTAAACATAAAAGGTGAAGATTTTTTAAAAGCTGAGGATTTTGGTAAAATTATTTACGTTTGGGTAAATATGAATTGTAATGCAGGAAGTGAACTGGCTAAAGGATATGCTCGTAGAGAAGCGTATTATAAAGTTAATGAATGTACCAGTAAGTGTCGCCCTAGTTTTCCAATTACTAATTGGATTAAATGTATCCAAAATTGTGCTACTAATTATACTACACATTATAATGAAGCATATACTGATGAATTAGAAAAAACACACCAAAGTTTGAATTCAAACGAGATTCCTTTTACATATTTAAAGACCTCACCTGTAGTAACATCTGCTCTTCCTGCTAATGTAAGCTGCTATGATTTCGAAAGCAAGGATGGTAGTGTGAAAATACAATTTGATAAATCACTATTACCACAGGAGAAATTAAATTACACTTTAATTAATGCAGATACTGGTACACCTGTAGACGTAAATGGAGCTGTCGTTATGGATGGAGATAAATTTATGACTAGAAACAATTTGGCCCGAGGTAACTATGAGTTTCAGTTGATTGGATTTTATGATGGCTACAATACAAGAGTACCAACAGAAATCAAAACTTATTTTACAATTGGTTCACCTAGTCCCGTCGATTTTAATTTATCGAAAACAAATGTTAAATGCAACGGCGGTAAAGACGGAACAATAACCATAAATGCATCAGGTGGAACAGGAAAAGGATATCAATATTCCGTTGACAATGGGACCACATGGATTCCTTTTAGCAATACCAATAGTAATACTCATACTATAAATGGTTTATATCCCATTTCTGGTCTATCTATTGATTATGCTATAAATGTGAAAGACATGAATGGCTGTGTTGCCAAAATTCAGAAAGTGGTTGATGGGAAAATTGAATTAGGAGCCGAATTATCAAAGTCGGTCACAATCGAGCAACCTGCGAATGCTGTATACATAAACTACACCCTCAAAAATGATCCAACTTTTTACGGAGCGGCCAACGGAAAATTAGTTGCCGCCATATCTGGTGGGACTATTAATGATGACAAATCCTATAGTTTTGAATGGAAAAATAGTATTGGTGTTGTTATGCCTGCAACAGCTCAGTATAATTCTGCCGATAATACATACAATATTACATTGGAAAATGCTCCTGAAGGAGAATACAAACTAACTGTAAAAGATAAAAATTACAATAACGCCATAAATAAAGAAGGCTGTTCTATTATCGAGTCCTCTCAAATATTAACGCAGCCCGAAAAAATTAAAATTACTTTACAAGAAACACAACCTATTTCTTGTAACACTGAAAATTCAGAATCAGATGTAGATAAATTCTCAGACGGAATTTTAAAAGCAACAGTAAGCGGCGGTATTCAATTTACGGGAGCAGCAAATAATGGTTTACCCTATACCTTTATTTGGTCAAAATATAATACTATAACAGGGTTCTGGGAGGAATTGTCAGAACATAAAACAGCAACAGCTGAGAATCTTTCGCAAGGAAACTATTCATTAAATATTATTGATGCTAACGGCATAGTACAAGGAACTTATAATACTACAGATTTAGTAACAGCAATTCCAACAACAAAAGAAATGGTAGAACCTACTAAATTGGAATTATCATTCAATTCTGGAAATGTTTCTTGTCATGTAGGCAATAACGGCTGGGCTCAAGCAAATGTCACAGGAGGATCTAGTCCTTATACTTATACTTGGTACAATACAGGTGAAGGAATTATTGACGTTAATAAAATATCTCATTTAACTGCAGGTACCTATACTGTTGAAGTTATTGATGCAAAAGGCTGTTTTACAAAAGGGAGTATTGTAATAAGTGAACCTGAATTTCCTGTCGCAATTGAGTATATAGACATTTTTACTCCTACTTTTTCAGGAGCCACCAATGGAAGAATTGTAGCTAAGATAACAGGAGGAACACCAAATGATGATAAATCATATTATTATCAATGGAAAAACTCCACAGGAGTGCTACAAACTACAACTGCAGAATTAAAAGATGGATTTTATACTATTACTCTTAATGGTGTTCCTGCCGATGATTATTTTTTAACGATTAAGGATAAAAATTATAGCGAGGGAACAAATCAAATTATTAATTGTTCCGTATTAGAGTCAAAAGTCGTATTGACGGAACCTGATCCTTTAAAAGTTGTTTTTGAAATAGTTCGTACTATTTCTTGTAATACAAATAATGAGTTTGGTAATGATAAAGACACTACGCCAAAAGATGGTCAGCGTGACGAGTCGCAAGATGGTATTTTAGTCGCTCATGTTTCTGGTGGAACTCCACTGGCGTCTTCTGTAAATAATGGATTGCCTTATTATTTTTACTGGAAAAAACAACAGGCAGATGGTTCCTGGATAGCTTTACCTAACATCACAAGTGAAACAGCCTCAAACCTTTCTCATGGAAGTTATGCGTTGAATATAAAAGACAGAAACGGAATCATGTTAGGGACTTATGTTAATAATATACTCACACAGGAAATTGATGTTACACAATTAATGCAGGAACCTCCAAAATTAGCTGTTACTATAACACATGGAGATGTTTTTTGCAATGGCGGAAATGACGGTTGGGCTACAGCAAACGTTGTGGGAGGAACGCCTCCGTATGACTATAAATGGTCTAATGAAGTAGATATTGATAAAAATACGTTTCTAAAAGCAGGTAAATACTGGGTGTTTATTACAGATGCTAAAGGCTGTACAACACAGGAAAGTGTTACTATCTTGCAACCTGTAGCACCACTTGCTATAAAATATACAGAAGTTTTTAATCCTACTTTTTATAAAGCGACTAATGGAAAAATTGTAGTAGAAGTTACAGGTGGAACAATTTTACCAGACAACTCCTATTGGTTTGAATGGAAAAATAGTACAGGAATAACACAAACTACAACCACAACGAGCTTTAGTAATGGCATTTTTACTATCTCTCTAAACGGGCTTCCTGAGGAAACCTATAGCCTAACAGTTCGTGATGCTAATTATAACGCTGCAACAAATAAAATAAGTTGTACGGTGGCAAATTCAATTACAACTTTGGATGATCCGGATCCGCTTGAAGTTACTTTTGAAGTAGTTCGTACTATTTCGTGTAATGTAAGTAATGAATTTGGAAACGAGATCGATGCTAATCCACAAGACAACCAAAGAGACGAATCGCAGGACGGAATTTTAGTGGCCCATGTCAAGGGAGGAATTCAGTTAAAGGCGGACAAAAATAACGCACTACCCTATTTTTATACCTGGAAGAAACAGCAAAAAGATGGTTCATGGACTATTTGGAACGATCAGGATGAAACAGCCGAAAACTTATCTGAGGGAACGTATGCCTTAAATATTGAAGATGCCAACGGAATAAAACTCGGAACGTATGTCAATAATGTTTTAGTAAAAGAAGTAGATGTTACTCAGTATATGCCCGAACCAGCAAAACTAAATCTGACTTTTACAAAAGGGAATGCCAGTTGTAACAATGGAGATGATGGTTGGGCAGAAGCACACATTTCCGGTGGAACTCCGCCTTATACATATGAGTGGACAAATGGTGAAACAACGGCAAGAATTGAAAACATAACAACAAACAACTACTTTGTAATTGCAACAGACGCAAAAGGCTGTGTTGTTCAGGGGAGCATTTTTGTAGGTGATCCGAAAGGGATATTCACTACGGAAACAGTAACAAATCCAACTTGTTATAGTGGTAATGATGGTTCAATAGAACTAAATGTTACAGGTGGAAATTTACCTTATAATTTTTTATGGAACACAGGAGCTACTACCAAAGATCTAAATAATCTGGTAGCTGGAAATTATGAAGTAACTATTTCCTGCACGGATTGTTGTGTGTACAAAAAGAAGTTTATTTTAAAAGATCCAAACCCAATTGTGGTTGATTTAGGAAAAGACAGAACTTTATGCAACGATCAGGTATTAGATTTAGATGTTACAATCTCAGATGATAAAGCACAATACAGTTGGACTTCTACAAATGGTTTTACATCAAATCAGGCAAAAGTAAGTTTGACCAAATCTGGAACTTATACTGTAAAAGTAACTTCAGCTTTAGGTTGTATTGGAGAGGACGAAATTATAATAAAAACAAATCAGATGGTAATCAGTTCTGAGTTTTTACTCAGCTCTCAGGCTTACTCAGATGAAGAAGTTATTTTGGTAAATACTAGTAATCCTTTTGGAGAAAGTACCCACTGGATACTACCTAAGGGTGTTAGCATTGTAGAGCAAAAAGAAAAATATATTACACTTAAATTTGATACTACAGGTATTTATACAATAGGTTTACAACAAACACAGGGAGACTGCTTTGCCACATACAATAAAAATATTACAGTAGAAAAAAGAAGCACGCTTCCTAATGCAGCTATTGGTTCTAAGTTTATCATTGATTTTATTGTAACACCTAATCCGAGTAACGGAAACTTTAAAGCAATTGTGACTTTAGAGAATAACAGTGCTATAAATTTAAGGCTGTTTTCAACTACGGGAGAATTTACCACGCAGAAAAAAGATTCAGGCAAGAAAAAGTACGAAGTCGATTTTAACACTTCATTGCCGTCTGGAATGTATATTTTGGTGCTTGAAACAGAACAACAAACGCTTGTTAAAAAAATTATCATCTATTAG
- a CDS encoding histone H1, with translation MKDLIEKINTEIETFKAESESLIEKGVKAAGPRARKSSLELEKLFKEFRKISVEEAKK, from the coding sequence ATGAAAGATTTAATAGAAAAAATCAACACAGAAATCGAAACGTTCAAAGCAGAATCGGAATCTTTAATTGAGAAAGGTGTAAAAGCAGCTGGGCCAAGAGCTCGTAAATCAAGCTTAGAACTTGAGAAATTATTCAAAGAGTTTAGAAAAATTTCTGTAGAAGAAGCTAAAAAGTAA